Genomic segment of Rhodocaloribacter litoris:
ACGTGGGTTATCCCTCGAAACCCAAACAAGGAGCCTGACATGAACACGAGCAGAGGACGTCGCCGGGTGCTTCCGGGCGGCCTCGCGGCGGCCGTGGTGGCGCTCTGTTGCGTCGTGCCGTTGCCGGGCCTGATCCCGGCCGCCCGGCCGGCGGTGCCTGCCGAAGCGGGTCTCAAGGTGGCGGTCTTCTCCATCGAAAGCCCGTTCTGCAGCGGCTGTGTCGCGGGTCTGAAAGCCACCGTAGGTGAGCTTGAAGGGGTGAAAGAGGTGGCGGTGGACGTGGAAAACCACCGGTTGATCGTCACCTTCGACGAAGCCGGGCGGACGGTCGAGGCGTTGCAGCAGGCCATCGTCGAAGCGACTTCCTTCAAGATCCGGCTCATCGAGGTCCGGAAAGCAACGGGCTGATATCGGGCCAGGAATCTTGCATACCATGCACCGGGAATCTTTCATACCATGCAACAGACGATCGTACTCGAGATCAAGGAGATGACGTGCAGCGGGTGTGCGCGTCACGTCACAAAGGCCCTGCAAGGCGTTTCGGGGGTGGAGGGGGTGATGCTGCCGGGCTGGGAGGCCGGCCGGGCGCAGGTGCGCGTGGCGGCGGGCGTCACGCCGGAGCGGCTCGTGGAGGCCGTCGCGCAGGCCGGGTACCGGGCGGGC
This window contains:
- a CDS encoding heavy-metal-associated domain-containing protein, which gives rise to MNTSRGRRRVLPGGLAAAVVALCCVVPLPGLIPAARPAVPAEAGLKVAVFSIESPFCSGCVAGLKATVGELEGVKEVAVDVENHRLIVTFDEAGRTVEALQQAIVEATSFKIRLIEVRKATG